A stretch of the Bacillus anthracis str. Vollum genome encodes the following:
- a CDS encoding DNA translocase FtsK, giving the protein MLDWMKKLFNKEEEQTAMNKEVPKQVESQPKIPRVNHYTEAREAQMASRNAGKCRFPLVPDNGFDEEDVIETGHFEEQPVQAVTYENEPIQRGIKVERSRRQYVEKVVSTYEEPEMQYEPEREPVVKKASTPAQESNRRPFRPTEMISPIYGYNRPSVEKKEEKQEEVKEREDLEISVEGKSVVDAWLEKKGYTLSDFSEGQAPTSSSHRAANEQGERQYEESKKEEKSVVDQWLEKNGYEIERQEPIVEEKEVVQEMSAPQEVPAAELLHETIAERMEGAKQESDVVDKNILQEELVDSKVEHEDTILSEEIKRSTEIEQPTIEVEKQAPEESVIVKAEEKLEETIVVEIPEEVEVIAEAEEPEEVEVIAETEESEEVEVIAETEESEEVEVIAETEESEEVEVIAETEELEEVEVTAETEELEEVEVVAETEELEEVEVIAETEAPEEVEPVALEEMQQEMVLNEAIEQKNEFIHVAVADEQTKKDVQSFADVLIAEEQSVVEETPIVEEQPVAEEAPVVEEQSVVEETPIVEEQPAAEEAPVVEEQSVVEETPIVEEAPVVEGQSVVEEAPIAEEQPVAEETSVVEEQPVAEETSIVEEQPVAEEAPVVEEQPVVQKEEPKREKKRHVPFNVVMLKQDRARLMERHASRTNGMQSSMSERVENKPVHQVEEQPQVEEKPMQQVVVEPQVEEKQMQQVVEPQVEEKPMQQVVVEPQVEEKPMQQVVVEPQVEEKPMQQVVVEPQVEEKPMQQVVVEPQVEEKPMQQVVVEPQVEEKPMQQVVVEPQVEEKPVQQVVEPQVEEVQPVQQVVAEQVQKPISSTEVEEKAYVVNQRENDVRNVLQTPPTYTIPSLTLLSIPQQAALDNTEWLEEQKELLDTTFNNFHVGAHVINVSQGPAVTRFEVQPDPGVKVNKITNLSDDIKLSLAAKDIRIEAPIPGKSAIGIEVPNKESKPVFLREILRSPVFTKSESPLTVALGLDISGDPIVTDIRKMPHGLIAGATGSGKSVCINAILTSILYKAKPHEVKLMLIDPKMVELAPYNSVPHLVAPVITDVKAATAALKWAVEEMERRYELFAHAGARDLTRYNTIVSGREIPGETLPYIVIVIDELADLMMVAPGDVEEAICRIAQKARACGIHLLVATQRPSVDVITGLIKSNIPTRIAFTVSSQVDSRTIIDIGGAEKLLGRGDMLFLGNGTSKPVRVQGVYVSDDEIEKTVDHVKKQMKPNYLFKQEDLLAKTEQAESEDELFLDACQFVVEQGGASTSSVQRKFRIGYNRAARLIEEMESQGIISEGRGTKPRDVLISEDEFAAMQETNV; this is encoded by the coding sequence ATGTTAGATTGGATGAAAAAGCTGTTTAACAAAGAGGAAGAACAAACAGCGATGAATAAAGAAGTACCAAAGCAAGTTGAAAGTCAGCCGAAAATTCCTCGTGTAAACCACTACACTGAAGCAAGAGAAGCACAAATGGCAAGTAGGAATGCAGGTAAATGCCGTTTTCCATTAGTACCGGATAATGGGTTCGATGAAGAGGATGTTATAGAAACAGGGCATTTTGAAGAACAACCTGTTCAAGCTGTAACATATGAAAATGAGCCTATTCAAAGAGGAATCAAAGTGGAAAGAAGTAGACGACAGTATGTGGAGAAGGTAGTTTCTACATATGAAGAACCGGAAATGCAATATGAACCGGAGCGAGAACCTGTCGTAAAGAAAGCATCTACACCAGCACAAGAAAGTAACCGTAGACCATTTCGTCCAACAGAAATGATTTCGCCAATTTACGGATATAATCGTCCTTCAGTAGAGAAAAAGGAAGAAAAGCAGGAGGAAGTAAAGGAAAGAGAAGACCTTGAAATATCTGTAGAGGGCAAATCAGTCGTTGATGCATGGTTAGAGAAAAAGGGATATACATTATCTGATTTCTCAGAAGGACAAGCACCGACTTCTTCTAGTCATAGAGCTGCTAACGAGCAAGGAGAGCGACAATATGAAGAGAGTAAAAAGGAAGAAAAGTCAGTTGTCGATCAATGGCTAGAGAAAAACGGTTATGAAATCGAACGCCAAGAGCCTATAGTAGAAGAAAAAGAAGTGGTTCAAGAAATGAGTGCACCGCAGGAAGTTCCAGCGGCTGAATTACTTCATGAAACAATTGCTGAGCGCATGGAAGGTGCGAAGCAAGAAAGTGATGTAGTGGACAAAAACATTCTACAAGAGGAATTAGTAGATTCTAAAGTAGAGCACGAGGATACAATATTATCAGAAGAAATTAAACGTAGTACAGAAATAGAACAACCTACTATTGAAGTAGAAAAACAAGCACCAGAAGAATCAGTGATTGTCAAAGCAGAAGAAAAACTTGAAGAAACAATTGTTGTAGAAATACCAGAAGAAGTGGAAGTAATTGCAGAAGCGGAAGAACCAGAAGAAGTAGAAGTAATTGCGGAAACAGAAGAGTCAGAAGAAGTAGAAGTAATTGCGGAAACAGAAGAGTCAGAAGAAGTAGAAGTAATTGCAGAAACAGAAGAGTCAGAAGAAGTAGAAGTAATTGCAGAAACAGAAGAGTTAGAAGAAGTGGAAGTAACTGCAGAAACAGAAGAATTAGAAGAAGTGGAAGTAGTTGCAGAAACAGAAGAGTTAGAAGAAGTGGAAGTAATTGCAGAAACAGAAGCACCAGAAGAAGTGGAACCTGTAGCACTTGAGGAAATGCAACAAGAAATGGTGTTAAATGAAGCAATTGAACAAAAGAATGAATTCATACATGTTGCTGTGGCTGATGAACAAACGAAAAAAGATGTTCAAAGCTTTGCGGATGTTTTAATTGCGGAGGAACAATCAGTTGTAGAAGAAACACCGATTGTAGAAGAACAACCAGTTGCAGAAGAAGCACCGGTCGTAGAAGAACAATCAGTTGTAGAAGAAACACCGATTGTAGAAGAACAACCAGCTGCAGAAGAAGCACCGGTCGTAGAAGAACAATCAGTTGTAGAAGAAACACCGATTGTAGAAGAAGCACCGGTCGTAGAAGGACAATCAGTTGTAGAAGAAGCACCGATTGCAGAAGAACAACCAGTTGCAGAGGAAACATCGGTCGTAGAAGAACAACCAGTTGCAGAGGAAACATCGATCGTAGAAGAACAACCAGTTGCAGAGGAAGCACCAGTCGTAGAAGAACAACCAGTTGTACAAAAAGAAGAACCAAAACGTGAGAAAAAGCGTCACGTACCATTTAATGTTGTTATGTTGAAACAAGATAGAGCGCGATTAATGGAAAGACATGCGTCTAGAACGAATGGAATGCAATCTTCTATGAGTGAAAGAGTAGAGAATAAGCCTGTACATCAAGTAGAAGAACAACCACAAGTGGAAGAAAAGCCAATGCAACAAGTAGTAGTGGAGCCACAAGTGGAAGAGAAACAAATGCAGCAAGTAGTGGAGCCACAAGTGGAAGAAAAACCAATGCAACAAGTAGTAGTGGAACCACAAGTGGAAGAAAAACCAATGCAACAAGTAGTAGTGGAGCCACAAGTGGAAGAAAAACCAATGCAGCAAGTAGTGGTAGAACCGCAAGTGGAAGAAAAACCAATGCAACAAGTAGTAGTGGAGCCACAAGTGGAAGAAAAACCAATGCAGCAAGTAGTGGTAGAACCGCAAGTGGAAGAAAAACCAATGCAGCAAGTAGTGGTAGAACCGCAAGTGGAAGAAAAACCAGTGCAGCAAGTAGTAGAGCCACAAGTGGAAGAAGTGCAGCCAGTACAACAAGTAGTGGCAGAGCAAGTACAAAAGCCAATTTCAAGTACGGAAGTAGAAGAGAAAGCATATGTTGTAAATCAAAGAGAGAATGATGTGCGCAATGTATTGCAAACGCCACCGACGTATACGATTCCATCATTAACATTACTATCGATTCCACAGCAAGCAGCGTTAGATAATACGGAATGGTTGGAAGAACAGAAAGAATTATTAGATACAACGTTTAATAATTTCCACGTTGGCGCACATGTTATTAATGTATCGCAAGGTCCAGCAGTAACTCGTTTTGAAGTACAGCCAGACCCAGGTGTAAAAGTAAATAAAATTACAAACTTAAGTGATGATATTAAGCTAAGTTTAGCTGCGAAAGATATTCGTATTGAAGCGCCGATTCCAGGAAAGAGTGCGATTGGAATTGAAGTTCCAAATAAAGAAAGTAAGCCAGTATTTCTTCGTGAAATTTTAAGAAGTCCTGTGTTTACAAAGAGTGAATCACCGCTTACAGTTGCACTTGGACTTGATATTTCAGGCGATCCAATTGTAACGGATATTCGAAAAATGCCACACGGACTTATTGCGGGTGCAACGGGTTCTGGTAAAAGTGTGTGTATTAACGCCATTTTAACAAGCATTTTATATAAAGCGAAACCACATGAAGTGAAGTTAATGTTAATTGATCCGAAGATGGTTGAGCTTGCACCATACAATTCTGTTCCGCATCTTGTAGCACCTGTTATTACGGATGTAAAAGCAGCGACAGCTGCATTAAAATGGGCAGTTGAAGAAATGGAGCGCCGTTATGAATTGTTTGCGCACGCAGGTGCTCGTGATTTAACTCGCTACAATACGATTGTAAGTGGGCGAGAAATTCCGGGAGAGACATTACCTTATATCGTTATTGTCATTGACGAGTTAGCCGACTTAATGATGGTAGCACCTGGTGATGTTGAGGAAGCAATTTGTCGTATTGCGCAAAAAGCACGTGCTTGTGGTATTCATTTATTAGTAGCGACGCAGCGTCCATCTGTAGATGTTATTACAGGTTTAATTAAGTCAAACATTCCAACGCGTATTGCGTTTACTGTATCATCTCAAGTTGATTCGCGTACGATTATTGATATTGGGGGCGCAGAGAAATTACTTGGCCGTGGTGATATGTTATTCTTAGGGAACGGTACATCTAAGCCAGTTCGTGTACAAGGTGTATATGTATCGGATGATGAGATTGAAAAGACAGTTGATCATGTGAAAAAGCAAATGAAGCCAAATTACTTATTTAAGCAAGAGGATTTATTAGCGAAAACAGAACAAGCCGAGTCGGAAGACGAATTGTTCCTTGATGCATGTCAATTTGTTGTAGAACAAGGGGGAGCGTCCACATCTTCTGTACAGCGAAAATTCCGCATCGGTTATAATCGCGCGGCACGTCTCATTGAAGAGATGGAATCGCAAGGAATTATTTCTGAAGGTAGAGGAACGAAACCGAGAGATGTCCTTATTTCCGAGGATGAATTTGCCGCTATGCAGGAAACAAATGTATAG
- the ytpR gene encoding YtpR family tRNA-binding protein, giving the protein MNEVNVFYNLEGIGDTLIVALQDITLENRTFDRKGDVARVYDRESNETAGFNIFNASSYLEVKETGNLTLTKELVEKINEILAKNGFEETVEADLSPKFVVGYVAEKEKHPNADKLNICKVEIGTETLQIVCGAPNVDAGQKVVVAKIGAVMPSGMLIKPAELRGVPSAGMICSARELELPDAPQEKGILVLEDSFEVGQEFKF; this is encoded by the coding sequence ATGAACGAAGTGAACGTTTTTTACAACCTTGAAGGAATTGGTGACACTCTAATTGTTGCCTTACAAGATATTACTTTAGAGAACCGTACTTTTGATCGCAAAGGAGATGTTGCTCGCGTATACGATCGTGAAAGCAACGAAACAGCAGGATTCAACATCTTTAATGCATCTTCTTATTTAGAAGTAAAAGAAACAGGTAACCTTACGTTAACGAAAGAACTTGTAGAAAAAATTAACGAAATTTTAGCGAAGAACGGCTTTGAAGAAACAGTAGAAGCAGATCTTTCTCCAAAATTTGTTGTAGGCTATGTAGCTGAAAAAGAAAAACATCCAAATGCTGATAAGCTAAACATCTGTAAAGTAGAAATCGGTACAGAAACATTACAAATCGTATGTGGCGCACCAAACGTTGATGCAGGACAAAAAGTTGTCGTTGCAAAAATCGGCGCTGTAATGCCAAGCGGTATGTTAATCAAGCCAGCTGAGCTTCGCGGAGTTCCTTCTGCTGGAATGATTTGTTCAGCACGTGAATTAGAGCTTCCAGATGCTCCACAAGAAAAAGGTATTCTTGTATTAGAAGATAGCTTTGAAGTTGGACAAGAGTTTAAATTTTAA
- a CDS encoding DUF1444 domain-containing protein, which translates to MKMTSKKMKDELMKKLSRPEWDFHYDSEKEVLRIEQKDSKKGINVSLPGVVAKWEVNKEKAIEEVAYYVQEALIAMHKEENSAAKILPVIRSTSFPKQAEEGNPFIMTDHTAETRIYYALDSNKTYRLIDERLLQKLGLTEKQVREMALFNARSLGYEFKQDTVAGNTFYFLNTNDGYDATRILNESLLQSMREKISGDMVVAVPHQDVLIIADIVNEIGYDIIAQMTMKFFAEGHVPITSLSFVYEDGDFEPIFILAKNRKKTDGKEKG; encoded by the coding sequence ATGAAGATGACAAGTAAAAAGATGAAAGATGAGTTAATGAAGAAATTATCTCGTCCGGAATGGGACTTTCACTATGATAGCGAGAAAGAGGTTCTACGTATAGAACAGAAAGACTCGAAAAAAGGTATTAACGTATCGCTTCCAGGCGTTGTGGCAAAATGGGAAGTGAATAAAGAAAAAGCAATCGAAGAGGTTGCCTATTACGTACAAGAAGCGTTAATTGCGATGCATAAGGAAGAAAATAGCGCGGCGAAAATTTTACCTGTTATTCGCTCTACTTCTTTCCCGAAACAAGCAGAAGAAGGAAATCCGTTCATTATGACGGATCATACGGCGGAAACACGTATTTACTATGCGCTAGATTCGAATAAAACATATCGTCTTATTGATGAGCGTTTATTACAAAAATTAGGGCTTACAGAGAAACAAGTGCGTGAAATGGCATTATTCAACGCTCGCTCATTAGGTTATGAATTTAAACAAGACACAGTGGCAGGTAATACATTCTACTTTTTAAACACAAATGATGGATATGATGCGACTCGTATTTTAAACGAATCGTTACTACAATCGATGCGTGAAAAGATTTCTGGTGACATGGTTGTTGCTGTTCCTCACCAAGATGTATTAATTATTGCTGATATCGTCAACGAAATCGGTTATGATATTATTGCACAAATGACAATGAAATTTTTTGCCGAAGGGCATGTTCCGATTACATCACTTTCATTCGTATATGAAGATGGGGACTTTGAACCAATCTTTATTTTAGCGAAGAATCGGAAGAAGACAGATGGAAAAGAGAAAGGATGA
- a CDS encoding thioredoxin family protein translates to MKSLESMEQFQQLKNEENVVFMFSAEWCPDCRFVDPFMPEVEEKYSDFSFYYVDRDEFIDLCVKLDVFGIPSFVAYNKGEETGRYVNKDRKTQEQIEEFIEGLK, encoded by the coding sequence ATGAAATCATTAGAAAGCATGGAGCAATTCCAACAATTAAAAAATGAAGAGAATGTAGTCTTTATGTTCTCAGCAGAATGGTGTCCAGACTGCCGCTTTGTAGATCCATTTATGCCGGAAGTAGAAGAGAAATATAGTGATTTCTCATTTTACTATGTAGATCGTGATGAGTTTATTGATCTATGCGTAAAATTAGACGTATTTGGCATTCCGAGCTTTGTAGCGTACAATAAAGGTGAAGAAACAGGTCGCTATGTAAACAAAGATCGTAAAACACAAGAACAAATCGAAGAGTTCATTGAAGGTTTAAAATAA
- a CDS encoding DUF84 family protein: MKVVVGSKNKTKVGAVEKVWKDAEITSLSVPSGVAAQPFSDEETMQGAINRAKRALEEGDAQIGIGLEGGVMKTEHGLFMCNWGALATSDGKIFVAGGARITLPDDFLAPLEEGKELSEVMEEFVQRKDIRSHEGAIGIFTDDYVDRTELFVHVVKLLVGQYKYDEKQA; the protein is encoded by the coding sequence ATGAAAGTAGTAGTTGGATCAAAGAATAAAACGAAGGTTGGAGCTGTGGAGAAGGTTTGGAAAGATGCCGAAATTACATCTCTTTCTGTTCCTTCGGGAGTAGCAGCACAACCGTTTTCAGATGAAGAGACGATGCAAGGAGCAATCAATAGAGCGAAGCGAGCGCTAGAGGAAGGAGATGCTCAAATTGGTATTGGACTAGAAGGCGGTGTAATGAAAACGGAGCACGGTTTATTTATGTGTAACTGGGGGGCGCTAGCAACAAGTGATGGTAAAATATTTGTTGCCGGCGGGGCACGTATTACGTTACCGGATGATTTTTTAGCACCTCTTGAAGAGGGCAAGGAGTTAAGTGAAGTGATGGAAGAGTTTGTACAGAGAAAAGATATTCGTAGTCACGAAGGTGCAATCGGTATTTTTACAGATGATTATGTCGATCGCACGGAATTATTTGTACACGTTGTTAAGTTACTTGTTGGGCAATATAAGTATGACGAAAAGCAAGCATAA
- a CDS encoding M42 family metallopeptidase: MNKETLQLFRTLTELQGASGFEHDVRRFMKQELSKYADEIVQDGLGSVFGLKKGDETGPRVLVAGHMDEVGFMITQITKNGMLRFQPLGGWWSQVLLAQRVQVMTKNGPVIGVVGSIPPHLLSDAQRAKPMDIKNMLIDIGADSYEDAIEIGVKPGQQIVPICPFTPMANEKKIMAKAWDNRYGCGLAIELLKELKDETLPNTLYSGATVQEEVGLRGAQTAANMIQPDIFYALDASPANDASGDKTQFGQLGKGALLRIYDRTMVTHRGMREFILDTAETNNIPYQYFISQGGTDAGRVHTSNSGIPSAVIGVCARYIHTHASILHVDDYAAAKELITKLVRATDKTTLETIKNNA; this comes from the coding sequence GTGAATAAAGAGACATTACAATTATTTCGTACGTTAACAGAATTACAAGGTGCATCAGGTTTTGAACATGATGTGCGCCGTTTTATGAAGCAAGAATTAAGCAAATATGCAGATGAAATTGTACAAGACGGTTTAGGTAGCGTATTTGGTCTGAAAAAAGGGGACGAAACTGGCCCGCGTGTTCTTGTAGCAGGTCATATGGATGAAGTAGGTTTCATGATTACGCAAATTACGAAAAACGGAATGCTTCGTTTTCAACCGTTAGGCGGCTGGTGGAGCCAAGTACTATTAGCGCAACGCGTACAAGTGATGACGAAGAATGGTCCTGTTATTGGGGTTGTTGGTTCTATCCCTCCTCATTTATTAAGTGACGCGCAACGTGCAAAACCGATGGATATAAAAAACATGTTAATTGATATAGGTGCAGATAGCTATGAAGATGCGATTGAAATTGGTGTAAAACCAGGACAACAAATCGTACCAATCTGCCCGTTTACGCCGATGGCAAACGAAAAGAAAATTATGGCGAAAGCTTGGGACAACCGTTACGGATGTGGTCTTGCAATCGAATTACTAAAAGAATTAAAAGACGAAACATTACCAAACACATTATACTCTGGTGCGACTGTACAAGAAGAAGTTGGTCTTCGCGGTGCACAAACTGCTGCAAATATGATCCAACCAGACATTTTCTATGCGCTTGATGCAAGTCCAGCAAACGATGCATCTGGTGACAAAACACAGTTCGGTCAATTAGGAAAAGGTGCTCTTCTTCGTATTTACGATCGTACGATGGTAACACATAGAGGAATGCGTGAATTCATTTTAGATACAGCAGAAACAAACAACATTCCGTACCAATACTTTATTTCACAAGGTGGTACAGATGCGGGCCGTGTACATACAAGTAACTCAGGTATCCCATCAGCAGTAATTGGTGTTTGCGCACGTTACATTCATACACATGCTTCTATTTTACATGTTGATGATTATGCAGCAGCGAAAGAGCTAATTACGAAGCTTGTAAGAGCAACAGATAAAACGACGTTAGAGACAATTAAGAATAACGCGTAA
- a CDS encoding PepSY domain-containing protein: MSWKGLVAGLGVGFAAGYFVANKVQEQSHISSEKALKMVKQALSHKGEITGSWVHMVPETFEKYDVAYEVYRGGLTTMLNAIQERFEFLVDAKTGTVLEVIAA; the protein is encoded by the coding sequence ATGAGCTGGAAAGGTTTAGTAGCAGGTCTTGGCGTTGGGTTTGCAGCTGGTTATTTCGTTGCAAACAAAGTACAAGAACAATCCCATATTTCTTCAGAAAAAGCATTGAAAATGGTGAAACAAGCATTAAGTCATAAAGGTGAAATTACTGGCTCTTGGGTACATATGGTTCCAGAGACATTTGAAAAATATGATGTCGCATATGAAGTTTATCGCGGCGGTCTTACAACGATGTTAAATGCTATACAAGAACGATTTGAATTTTTAGTTGATGCTAAAACAGGTACTGTTTTAGAGGTTATAGCAGCATAA
- a CDS encoding YtnP family quorum-quenching lactonase — translation MEQLQIGDIKVTWLKGGNTHLDGGAMFGVVPKVLWSRKYKHNDTNHIYLRTDPLLLQTKDGNMLIDSGIGNGKLNEKMKRNQGVTEESSVYESLEKLGLKPEDIHYVLMTHLHFDHASGLTKGESNHLVPAFPNAKIYVSETEWNEMRNPNIRSRNTYWKENWEPIVDQVVTFQQEIEITDEIKMAHTGGHSDGHAVIALESKGETMLHLADLLPTHAHQNVLWVMAYDDYPMTSIENKQKWMKYGAEKDAWFTFYHDAYYRAVKWNEEGHIVEKIERKTSIEA, via the coding sequence ATGGAACAGTTACAAATTGGAGATATAAAAGTGACGTGGCTAAAAGGTGGGAACACACATTTAGATGGAGGAGCAATGTTTGGCGTTGTACCGAAAGTACTTTGGTCACGTAAATATAAACATAATGATACAAATCATATTTATTTACGAACAGATCCGTTACTTTTGCAAACGAAAGACGGTAATATGCTCATTGATTCCGGAATAGGAAACGGTAAATTGAATGAGAAGATGAAGCGAAATCAAGGTGTAACAGAAGAATCATCGGTTTATGAATCATTAGAAAAACTAGGATTAAAGCCTGAAGATATCCACTACGTTTTAATGACGCATCTTCATTTTGATCATGCATCTGGTTTAACAAAAGGGGAAAGTAATCACCTTGTGCCAGCTTTTCCAAATGCAAAAATTTATGTAAGCGAAACAGAGTGGAATGAAATGAGGAACCCAAATATTAGATCACGTAATACATATTGGAAGGAAAATTGGGAGCCGATTGTAGATCAAGTTGTTACGTTTCAGCAAGAAATAGAAATTACGGATGAAATAAAAATGGCGCATACAGGCGGCCATAGTGACGGACACGCAGTGATCGCTTTAGAAAGCAAAGGGGAAACGATGCTGCATTTAGCAGACCTATTGCCGACGCACGCCCATCAAAATGTATTATGGGTCATGGCTTATGATGATTATCCGATGACATCGATTGAAAATAAGCAAAAGTGGATGAAGTATGGAGCTGAAAAGGATGCTTGGTTTACATTTTATCATGACGCATATTACCGTGCAGTAAAGTGGAATGAGGAAGGGCATATTGTAGAAAAGATAGAGAGAAAAACGAGTATAGAAGCATAA
- the trmB gene encoding tRNA (guanosine(46)-N7)-methyltransferase TrmB codes for MRLRHKPYAMDRINEYSHIVIGNPEERAGNWKEVFGNEQPIHIEVGTGRGRFMYDMAKANPHINYIGIEKFTSVVVDALDKLIEEELPNLKLINKDAEDLTVFFAKGEIDRVYLNFSDPWPKKRHTKRRLTYKTFLRNYEEVLVEGGEIHFKTDNQGLFEYSLMSMAEYGMLLTYLSLDLHNSDFEGNIMTEYEEKFSSKGHRIYRVEAKYRTEPMQ; via the coding sequence ATGCGTTTAAGACATAAACCATATGCAATGGATCGAATTAATGAGTATTCACATATCGTAATCGGAAACCCAGAGGAGCGCGCTGGTAACTGGAAAGAAGTATTTGGAAATGAACAGCCAATTCACATTGAAGTAGGTACAGGTCGTGGCCGTTTTATGTATGATATGGCAAAAGCAAATCCTCATATTAATTATATTGGAATTGAAAAATTCACAAGTGTTGTTGTAGATGCACTTGATAAATTAATTGAAGAAGAATTACCGAACTTGAAATTAATTAATAAAGATGCTGAAGATTTAACAGTGTTCTTTGCAAAAGGTGAGATTGATCGCGTTTATTTAAACTTCTCAGATCCATGGCCAAAGAAACGTCATACGAAGCGTCGTTTAACGTATAAAACGTTTTTACGCAATTATGAAGAAGTGTTAGTAGAAGGCGGAGAAATTCATTTCAAAACAGATAACCAAGGTTTATTTGAATATTCTCTTATGAGTATGGCTGAGTATGGTATGTTACTAACTTACTTAAGCTTAGATCTTCATAACAGCGACTTTGAAGGTAATATTATGACTGAGTACGAAGAGAAATTCTCTAGTAAAGGTCATCGCATTTACCGAGTAGAAGCAAAATATCGTACAGAGCCTATGCAGTAA
- a CDS encoding YtzH-like family protein: MPINQQHQLEVLKDILVNHQSDCCGTVSECEQLERLIQSLLANDNISSDAKAMLNDVYSYSQSGKSSSNLDNHISNNQEQLTQWIAGMDNFS; encoded by the coding sequence ATGCCAATTAATCAACAACATCAATTAGAAGTGCTGAAAGATATTTTAGTCAATCACCAAAGTGATTGTTGCGGGACAGTTTCTGAATGCGAGCAATTAGAGCGTCTCATTCAATCGTTACTCGCAAACGATAATATAAGTAGTGACGCTAAAGCAATGCTAAACGATGTATATTCTTATAGTCAATCGGGTAAATCTTCCTCTAATTTGGACAACCACATTTCCAATAATCAAGAACAACTTACTCAGTGGATTGCTGGAATGGACAATTTTTCTTAA
- a CDS encoding phosphotransferase family protein, protein MNMEWLEQLLGKEWSLVPAGGVTGDAYIAQNGQQKLFLKRNTSPFLAVLSAEGIVPKLLWTRRVTNGDVISAQKWLPGQKLEPEDMKLERVAKLLKKIHSSKALVQMIQRLGKQPLHAQELLQQLQLVLRGDIRDEETIQQGLQYLMDSLKDIEYNEFVVCHCDVNHNNWLLSDEDELFLIDWDGAVIADPALDLGMLLYWYIPRQEWSEWLGYYDIEMDESLLKRMRWYVIAQTILSIQWHTTKKQQAEAEYWHQYLQQLLASE, encoded by the coding sequence ATGAATATGGAATGGTTGGAACAATTATTAGGAAAAGAGTGGAGTCTTGTACCGGCTGGTGGAGTAACGGGCGATGCATATATTGCGCAAAACGGACAACAGAAGTTATTTTTAAAGCGGAATACATCGCCCTTTTTAGCGGTATTGTCAGCAGAAGGAATTGTTCCAAAATTACTTTGGACAAGAAGGGTAACGAACGGTGATGTAATTTCTGCTCAAAAATGGCTTCCGGGACAGAAGTTAGAGCCAGAGGATATGAAACTAGAACGTGTTGCGAAACTTTTGAAGAAAATACACTCCTCTAAAGCACTTGTGCAGATGATTCAGAGACTTGGGAAGCAGCCGCTTCACGCACAAGAGTTATTACAACAACTGCAACTTGTTTTAAGGGGAGATATAAGGGATGAGGAAACAATTCAGCAAGGTCTTCAATATTTAATGGATTCATTAAAAGATATTGAATACAACGAATTCGTTGTATGCCATTGTGATGTAAACCATAACAATTGGCTATTGTCGGATGAAGATGAGTTGTTTTTAATTGATTGGGATGGAGCTGTAATTGCTGACCCAGCTTTAGACCTCGGTATGTTATTATATTGGTACATTCCGCGCCAAGAATGGAGTGAGTGGCTCGGTTATTATGATATTGAAATGGATGAATCACTGCTTAAACGTATGAGATGGTATGTGATAGCGCAAACGATTTTATCTATTCAATGGCATACAACAAAAAAGCAGCAAGCAGAAGCTGAATATTGGCATCAATATTTACAGCAACTACTTGCTTCAGAGTAA